The following coding sequences lie in one Arachis stenosperma cultivar V10309 chromosome 5, arast.V10309.gnm1.PFL2, whole genome shotgun sequence genomic window:
- the LOC130981203 gene encoding uncharacterized protein LOC130981203 yields the protein MEENINQDLPRNNNAENNSASNERSLPPASNENQSQTCSVWGKTDPAWRYVALQNINGKPHYQCLFCLSTFGGGGISRMKKHLAKIGGDIKKCSKIPYDVEKQMEGLLKEIQKSKTSKRKVSFNEEGTDECEDAIDEAIAQEEQKTPSQLPTKEVVGGDPKKKAKTIIPPMFAPRTTPGSQRSLKSVFHNKEALHEVDKRVARWLLDCRIPFNAVMSPFFQDMLDGVAGYGPGYIDPSYDSLRVNLLADLKRECQMVVDSYRSAWKETGCTLMADGWTDQRQITLINFLAYCSKGLCFVKSVDASSMVKNASSLCDLFLEVIEWIGPDNVVHVVTDNAANYVAAGRLINKKFENIHWSPCAAHCLNLILKDISSMPHISSLATRASKITVFVYNHTVFLSWLRQKDNWKEIVCPGPTRFATVFLTLMSIFERKSELQQLVVDTHFTGHKLGRSANGRAVSAIILDNKFWDDCFTVCQIVSPLIKLLRFVDADDKPSLGIVYEGMLRSENGIKEMFKHRNSAYQLYTEIINSRWDKHLKKNLHATAYFLNPECFFSENYRESPDVMRALLDLVILHCKVNNLDSVEVMKEIHLYRDRKKSFVGLKLFQLQKNFNLMNGGVRILSQASASSGCERNWSLFDQIHTTRRNRLEHDRLSDIVYVTYNLRLKSRNERKKRKQKSQYDPIDIETIDKVDFWVTEEVVEKEPDLPSNIEDLLHEIDADLDQGGGGGSTSTFYAAPLAFSGPSSGNEGDEINEANLQKIMEDFDD from the exons ATGGAAGAAAATATCAACCAAGACCTACCTAGGAATAATAATGCTGAAAATAATTCTGCTTCGAATGAACGTTCTCTTCCTCCCGCGAGTAACGAAAATCAATCACAAACTTGTAGTGTTTGGGGGAAAACTGATCCTGCTTGGAGATACGTTGCTTTACAGAATATAAATGGAAAACCGCATTACCAATGCTTATTTTGTCTGAGTACTTTTGGGGGCGGGGGAATTAGTAGAATGAAAAAGCATTTGGCGAAGATAGGTGGAGACATTAAGAAGTGTTCTAAGATCCCGTATGATGTAGAAAAACAAATGGAAGGTTTATTGAAAGAGATTCAGAAAAGTAAAACTAGTAAAAGGAAAGTAAGTTTCAATGAAGAGGGTACCGATGAGTGTGAGGATGCAATTGATGAAGCAATAGCGCAAGAGGAACAAAAAACTCCAAGTCAGTTACCAACTAAGGAGGTTGTTGGAGGCGATccaaaaaagaaagcaaaaaccATTATTCCTCCTATGTTTGCACCAAGAACAACTCCGGGCAGTCAACGAAGTCTGAAAAGCGTGTTTCATAACAAAGAGGCGCTTCATGAAGTTGATAAGCGAGTGGCTAGATGGCTTTTGGATTGTAGGATTCCTTTCAATGCGGTTATGTCACCTTTTTTTCAAGATATGTTGGATGGTGTAGCTGGCTATGGGCCTGGTTATATAGATCCTTCTTATGACTCTTTGAGGGTTAACTTATTAGCCGATCTCAAAAGGGAGTGTCAAATGGTTGTTGATAGCTATAGGTCTGCTTGGAAAGAAACTGGATGTACTCTCATGGCTGATGGTTGGACAGATCAAAGGCAAATAACGTTGATTAATTTTTTGGCTTATTGTTCGAAAGGGTTGTGCTTTGTGAAATCTGTAGATGCCTCAAGTATGGTTAAAAATGCTTCTAGCTTGTGTGACTTGTTTTTAGAGGTGATTGAATGGATTGGACCTGATAATGTTGTTCATGTAGTAACCGATAATGCTGCGAATTATGTTGCTGCTGGTAGGCTTATTAAtaagaaatttgaaaatattcaCTGGTCACCTTGTGCTGCTCATTGCTTGAATCTTATTCTAAAAGATATAAGTAGCATGCCACATATTTCTAGCCTTGCAACACGTGCTTCGAAGATTACCGTGTTTGTATATAATCATACGGTGTTCTTGTCCTGGCTAAGACAAAAAGATAATTGGAAGGAGATTGTTTGTCCAGGTCCAACTCGTTTTGCCACTGTCTTCCTCACATTGATGAGTATCTTTGAGCGCAAATCGGAATTACAACAATTGGTTGTTGATACACACTTTACCGGACACAAATTAGGAAGGAGTGCTAATGGTAGAGCTGTGAGTGCAATTATCCTAGACAATAAATTTTGGGATGATTGTTTTACTGTATGCCAAATTGTGAGTCCGTTGATTAAATTGCTGAGGTTTGTAGATGCCGATGATAAACCATCATTGGGAATTGTTTATGAAGGTATGCTGAGGTCAGAAAATGGAATCAAAGAAATGTTCAAGCATAGGAATAGTGCATATCAACTTTACACAGAGATTATCAACTCAAGATGGGACAaacatttgaaaaaaaatcttcaCGCAACAGCCTATTTCTTGAATCCTGAGTGCTTTTTTTCTGAAAATTATAGAGAATCACCTGATGTCATGCGAGCTTTACTTGATCTTGTTATATTGCATTGCAAGGTTAATAATTTAGATTCAGTTGAGGTAATGAAAGAAATACACTTATATAGAGATCGAAAGAAAAGCTTTGTAGGCCTGAAGCTGTTCCAGCTGCAAAAAAACTTCAACCTG ATGAATGGTGGAG TTCGCATTCTTAGCCAAGCATCTGCTTCTTCAGGGTGTGAAAGGAATTGGAGTCTTTTTGATCAAATTCATACAACAAGAAGGAATAGATTGGAGCATGATAGGCTAAGTGATATTGTGTATGTTACATATAATTTGCGTCTTAAATCCAG gaatgaaagaaaaaaaagaaagcaaaagtcGCAATATGATCCAATCGATATTGAAACTATTGATAAGGTTGATTTTTGGGTGACGGAAGAGGTTGTTGAAAAAGAGCCTGATCTTCCAAGTAATATTGAAGACTTGCTTC ATGAGATTGATGCTGATTTAGATcaaggtggtggtggtggtagtaCTAGTACATTTTATGCTGCACCACTTGCTTTTTCTGGTCCAAGTAGTGGAAATGAAGGTGATGAAATCAATGAGGCAAATCTGCAGAAAATTATGGaggattttgatgattga